The Helianthus annuus cultivar XRQ/B chromosome 16, HanXRQr2.0-SUNRISE, whole genome shotgun sequence genome includes a window with the following:
- the LOC110917556 gene encoding mitogen-activated protein kinase kinase kinase 18 has product MEWTRSHVLGRGSSATVSAATSTSGDVFAVKSVDFRQAESLRKEQHFLSILKSPYVVSYKGCDTTIEDNKTIYNVFIDYMSGGSISDLIKRRNGVGLTDSEIARYTRQIVQGLDYIHSNGIVHCDIKSGNILINESGAKIGDFGCAKWASPNNLALTHLAQHAPICGTPMYMAPETARGEDQGFPADVWAVGCTVIEMATGGSPWPDVNDPVSVLYKIAFSGEIPTIPDGLSDLAKDFVSKCLIRDQKQRWTATQLLKHPYIQTEQFDENSKIIVCEKMRTDSPTSILDQDVWNSSSWVGIDGLCSTSNSLRQRIKQLADKSEMPKWRCEKGETDWMTIRKVNSESVTGGGR; this is encoded by the coding sequence ATGGAGTGGACTAGAAGCCATGTTCTTGGCCGTGGTTCCTCAGCCACCGTCTCCGCCGCCACCTCGACCTCCGGGGATGTTTTTGCGGTCAAATCGGTCGATTTTCGACAAGCGGAGAGTTTGCGAAAGGAACAACATTTTTTGTCAATCTTGAAGAGTCCATATGTTGTAAGTTACAAAGGGTGTGACACCACTATAGAAGATAACAAGACAATTTACAATGTTTTTATTGATTACATGTCGGGCGGGTCGATTTCCGACTTGATTAAGCGAAGAAATGGCGTCGGGTTAACCGATTCGGAGATTGCGAGATACACAAGACAGATAGTTCAAGGGTTGGATTACATTCATTCCAATGGAATAGTGCATTGTGATATCAAAAGTGGAAATATTTTGATCAACGAAAGTGGCGCGAAAATCGGTGATTTCGGCTGCGCCAAATGGGCCAGTCCCAACAATCTGGCTCTGACCCATTTGGCGCAGCACGCCCCAATTTGTGGGACGCCCATGTACATGGCGCCGGAAACCGCCAGAGGCGAAGACCAGGGGTTTCCGGCGGATGTATGGGCGGTTGGATGCACCGTCATCGAAATGGCCACGGGTGGTTCACCGTGGCCAGACGTTAACGACCCGGTATCCGTTCTTTACAAAATCGCATTTTCCGGCGAAATCCCAACAATCCCAGATGGGTTATCCGATCTAGCAAAGGACTTTGTTAGCAAGTGTTTGATTCGTGATCAAAAACAGAGGTGGACCGCTACACAACTTCTCAAACACCCATACATTCAAACCGAACAATTCGATGAGAATTCAAAGATTATAGTGTGTGAGAAGATGAGAACAGATTCACCCACAAGTATACTTGATCAAGACGTGTGGAATTCATCATCGTGGGTGGGTATTGATGGGTTATGTTCAACATCAAACTCTTTGAGGCAAAGAATCAAACAGTTGGCGGACAAGTCAGAGATGCCAAAGTGGAGGTGTGAAAAGGGGGAAACCGATTGGATGACAATAAGAAAAGTGAACAGTGAGTCGGTGACAGGTGGCGGTAGGTGA